A genomic region of Miscanthus floridulus cultivar M001 chromosome 3, ASM1932011v1, whole genome shotgun sequence contains the following coding sequences:
- the LOC136543920 gene encoding alpha-galactosidase-like: MEEKALLCALVFILLLTSVVAIRPERSPAAVARRATLENGLGRTPQMGWNSWNHFACNINEDIIRQIADAMVDTGLAKLGYDYINIDDCWAAYDRDSQGNLAANPSTFPSGIKALADYVHEKGLKLGVYSDAGSRTCSNQMPGSLGYEEQNAKTFASWGVDYLKYDNCNDQGLSPQPRYINMSKALLNSGRNIFFSLCEWGVNDPATWASGVGNSWRTTGDIQDNWGSMTAIADANDKWASYARPGGWNDPDMLEVGNGGMSTEEYRSHFSIWALVKAPLLIGCDIRSMSNDTKEILSNHNVIAVNQDVLGVQGHKVLQDGDQEVWAGPLSGGRVAVVLWNRGSDEASITASWSSIGLNEPTVVDAHDLWTGEVTSSVQGQLKEAVDTHACKMYVLTPK, translated from the exons ATGGAAGAGAAAGCACTCCTCTGTGCTCTCGTCTTCATCTTGCTGTTGACGTCGGTGGTGGCGATCCGGCCGGAGAggtcgccggcggcggtggcgaggaGAGCCACCCTGGAGAATGGCCTTGGACGGACTCCACAGATGGG GTGGAATAGTTGGAATCACTTCGCCTGCAATATAAACGAAGACATAATTCGACAAATCG CTGATGCGATGGTGGATACTGGCCTCGCAAAGCTTGGTTATGACTATATAAACATAG ATGATTGTTGGGCAGCATATGATAGGGACTCCCAG GGTAATCTTGCCGCAAATCCATCAACATTCCCATCAGGAATAAAGGCCCTGGCAGACTATGTGCACGAGAAAGGGCTCAAGCTCGGAGTCTACAGTGATGCAGG GTCACGAACTTGCAGCAATCAGATGCCTGGTTCGCTCGGATATGAAGAGCAAAATGCAAAAACCTTCGCATCTTGG gGAGTTGACTACTTGAAGTATGACAACTGCAATGACCAGGGATTGAGTCCGCAGCCAAG ATATATCAACATGAGCAAAGCCCTTCTGAATTCTGGGAGGAATATTTTCTTCTCCCTTTGTGAATG GGGTGTGAATGACCCAGCAACATGGGCAAGTGGTGTAGGAAACAGTTGGAGAACAACCGGTGACATCCAGGACAATTGGGGAAG CATGACGGCCATTGCCGATGCTAATGACAAATGGGCATCATATGCACGGCCTGGTGGATGGAATG ACCCGGACATGCTGGAAGTCGGAAACGGGGGGATGTCAACAGAAGAGTACCGCTCCCATTTCAGCATATGGGCTCTAGTGAAG GCACCTCTTCTGATTGGCTGCGACATCCGCTCGATGAGTAACGATACCAAGGAAATCCTCAGCAATCATAACGTCATCGCGGTTAATCAAG ATGTGCTTGGGGTGCAAGGGCACAAAGTGCTACAAGATGGAGACCAAGAA GTTTGGGCTGGTCCATTAAGTGGAGGGAGAGTTGCAGTTGTTCTATGGAACAGAGGGTCTGATGAAGCATCCATTACTGCCAGCTGGAGCAGCATTGGTCTTAATGAACCCACCGTCGTCGATGCTCATGATCTGTGGACC GGTGAGGTTACATCATCGGTGCAAGGACAACTGAAGGAGGCAGTAGATACTCATGCTTGCAAGATGTATGTGTTGACTCCAAAGTAG